From a single Dendropsophus ebraccatus isolate aDenEbr1 chromosome 8, aDenEbr1.pat, whole genome shotgun sequence genomic region:
- the EIF4EBP2 gene encoding eukaryotic translation initiation factor 4E-binding protein 2, whose translation MSAGHHHSQSRAIPTRTIPISDSSQLPHDYCTTPGGTLFSTTPGGTRIIYDRKFLLDRRNSPLAQTPPRRLPDIPGVTSPSTVVEEPKVETNNLNNHDRKTTIGDDAQFEMDI comes from the exons ATGTCAGCCGGACACCACCATAGCCAGAGCCGGGCCATCCCCACCAGGACCATCCCTATCAGCGACTCCTCTCAGCTACCTCATGACTACTGCACCACCCCCGGGGGCACCCTCTTCTCCACCACCCCTGGAG GCACAAGAATCATCTATGATCGCAAGTTTCTCTTGGACCGTCGCAATTCCCCCCTGGCTCAAACCCCTCCCCGCCGTTTGCCAGATATTCCTGGAGTGACCAGCCCCAGTACTGTTGTCGAAGAGCCCAAAGTAGAAACAAACAATTTGAACAATCATGACAGAAAGACTACTATTG GTGATGATGCTCAATTTGAAATGGACATCTAA